In a single window of the Halolamina litorea genome:
- the glmU gene encoding bifunctional sugar-1-phosphate nucleotidylyltransferase/acetyltransferase, whose product MQTVVLAAGEGSRMGALTEETPKPCLPVAGRPLVAHTLDAAVAAGASRFVVVVGCGAEQVRTALGDRHAGVPIEYCRQDEQRGTADAVLAARSQLVDAPFVVLNGDALYDTPSLSRVYDAVPSVGSYVAEDPTQYGVLTLEDGAPADAGNYEQALSWDGGSGAGRVVGVTEKPADPESNLVNAGAYTFPSRARDALDGIDESERGEFELTDLLEDLCRSGHVEAVPFARWIDVGRPWELLAANEWKLDELTTRVDGDVAAGATLDGPVVVESGATVHDGVTIEGPALIGAGASVGPNAFIRGATLVGPDAHIGHAVEIKNSVIGEGTNVAHLSYVGDSLLADDVNLGAGTVVANLRHDDAPVKLTVKGQRRSTGRRKFGAVIGRGVKTGINTSIDAGVTLSPSSQTGLGEAVTRDR is encoded by the coding sequence ATGCAGACTGTCGTTCTCGCCGCCGGCGAGGGAAGCCGAATGGGCGCACTGACCGAGGAAACCCCCAAACCCTGCCTCCCGGTCGCTGGGCGGCCGTTGGTGGCTCACACGCTCGACGCCGCCGTCGCGGCCGGTGCCTCGCGCTTCGTCGTCGTCGTCGGCTGCGGCGCCGAGCAGGTCCGCACGGCGCTCGGTGACCGCCACGCGGGGGTCCCCATCGAGTACTGCCGCCAGGACGAGCAGCGGGGGACTGCCGACGCCGTACTGGCCGCGCGCTCGCAGTTGGTCGACGCCCCTTTCGTCGTGCTCAACGGCGACGCGCTCTACGACACGCCGTCGCTGTCGCGGGTGTACGACGCGGTCCCGTCGGTCGGCTCGTACGTCGCCGAGGACCCGACTCAATACGGCGTGCTCACGCTCGAGGACGGCGCCCCCGCGGACGCCGGGAACTACGAACAGGCGCTCTCGTGGGACGGCGGCAGCGGCGCCGGGCGGGTCGTCGGCGTGACCGAGAAACCCGCCGACCCCGAGAGCAATCTCGTCAACGCGGGCGCGTACACCTTCCCGAGCCGAGCGCGGGACGCACTGGACGGGATCGACGAGAGCGAGCGCGGGGAGTTCGAACTCACGGACCTGCTGGAGGACCTCTGTCGGAGCGGCCACGTCGAGGCCGTCCCGTTCGCGCGCTGGATCGACGTCGGGCGGCCGTGGGAGCTGCTTGCGGCCAACGAGTGGAAACTCGATGAACTCACCACGCGCGTCGACGGCGACGTGGCCGCGGGGGCGACCCTCGACGGTCCGGTCGTCGTCGAGTCAGGGGCCACGGTCCACGACGGCGTCACGATCGAGGGGCCGGCGTTGATCGGCGCTGGTGCGAGCGTCGGCCCGAACGCGTTCATCCGAGGGGCGACGCTCGTTGGGCCGGACGCCCACATCGGACACGCCGTCGAGATCAAAAACAGCGTCATCGGCGAGGGGACGAACGTCGCGCACCTCTCCTACGTGGGTGACAGCCTGCTCGCCGACGACGTGAACCTCGGCGCCGGCACCGTCGTCGCGAACCTCAGACACGACGACGCGCCTGTGAAGCTGACAGTGAAAGGACAGCGGCGCTCGACCGGGCGCCGGAAGTTCGGCGCGGTGATCGGCCGTGGGG